One Halostella limicola genomic window carries:
- a CDS encoding acyl-CoA mutase large subunit family protein — MFDPDDLEAIRETKSEWEAEDVEPTVERFGERKEEFETDTGGRTVDRLYTPDDVADMDYEEDLGFPGREPYTRGVYSTGYRGRLWTMRQYAGFGTPEETNERFNYLLDEGQTGLSMAFDLPTQMGYDSEDAMAAGEVGKSGVAIDTLDDMETVFDGIPLDEVSTSMTINAPASVLLAMYIAVGDKQGADREELRGTIQNDLLKEYIARNTYIYPPEPSMRIITDIFEFCAEETPKFNTISISGYHIREAGSTAAQELAFTLGNGIEYVEAAIDAGLDVDEFAPQLSFFFNAHNNIFEEVAKFRAARRMWAQIMDERFDAENPKSKQLKFHTQTAGSTLTAQQIENNVVRVSYQALAAVLGGTQSLHTNGKDEALALPTEESVRTALRTQQILAHESGAADTIDPLAGSYYVESLTDELEAEAFDLLDTVDDKGGMLRAVEEQWVQRQIQDTAFERQQEIEEGDRIIVGVNEFETDDEPEMDIQEVTEEDERRQIDRLETVKADRDEEEAQAALAALREAAEGDENVMPYIVDAVKAYATVGEVCNVLRDVFGEYHPGSALG, encoded by the coding sequence ATGTTCGACCCGGACGACCTCGAAGCGATACGCGAGACCAAGTCGGAGTGGGAAGCCGAGGACGTCGAACCGACGGTGGAGCGGTTCGGGGAACGGAAAGAGGAGTTCGAGACCGACACGGGCGGCCGGACGGTCGACCGGCTGTACACGCCCGACGACGTCGCCGACATGGACTACGAGGAGGACCTCGGGTTCCCGGGGCGCGAGCCGTACACCCGCGGCGTCTACTCGACGGGCTACCGCGGCCGCCTGTGGACGATGCGCCAGTACGCCGGCTTCGGGACCCCCGAGGAGACCAACGAGCGCTTCAACTACCTGCTGGACGAGGGCCAGACCGGGCTCTCGATGGCGTTCGACCTGCCGACGCAGATGGGGTACGACTCCGAAGACGCGATGGCCGCCGGCGAGGTGGGGAAGTCGGGCGTCGCCATCGACACGTTAGACGACATGGAGACCGTCTTCGACGGTATCCCGCTCGACGAGGTGTCGACGTCGATGACGATCAACGCGCCCGCGTCGGTGCTTCTGGCGATGTACATCGCCGTCGGCGACAAGCAGGGCGCTGACCGCGAGGAACTGCGGGGGACCATCCAGAACGACCTGCTGAAGGAGTACATCGCCCGCAACACCTACATCTACCCCCCCGAGCCGTCGATGCGGATCATCACGGACATCTTCGAGTTCTGCGCCGAGGAGACCCCCAAGTTCAACACCATCTCCATCTCGGGGTACCACATCCGCGAGGCCGGATCCACCGCCGCGCAGGAGCTCGCGTTCACCCTCGGCAACGGGATCGAGTACGTCGAGGCGGCCATCGACGCCGGCCTCGACGTCGACGAGTTCGCCCCCCAGCTCTCCTTTTTCTTCAACGCCCACAACAACATCTTCGAGGAGGTGGCGAAGTTCCGCGCCGCCCGCCGGATGTGGGCCCAGATCATGGACGAGCGCTTCGACGCGGAGAACCCCAAGTCGAAGCAGTTGAAGTTCCACACCCAGACCGCCGGCTCCACCCTGACCGCCCAGCAGATCGAGAACAACGTCGTCCGCGTGTCCTATCAGGCGCTCGCCGCCGTGCTCGGCGGCACCCAGAGCCTCCACACGAACGGCAAGGACGAGGCGCTCGCGCTCCCGACGGAGGAGAGCGTCCGCACCGCGCTCCGCACCCAGCAGATCCTCGCTCACGAGTCCGGCGCGGCCGACACCATCGACCCGCTCGCCGGCAGTTACTACGTCGAGAGCCTCACCGACGAACTCGAAGCGGAGGCGTTCGACCTCCTCGACACCGTCGACGACAAGGGGGGGATGCTCCGCGCCGTCGAGGAGCAGTGGGTGCAGCGACAGATCCAGGACACCGCCTTCGAGCGCCAGCAGGAGATCGAGGAGGGCGACCGGATCATCGTCGGCGTCAACGAGTTCGAGACCGACGACGAACCGGAGATGGACATCCAGGAGGTCACCGAGGAGGACGAGCGCCGACAGATCGACCGCCTGGAGACCGTCAAAGCCGACCGCGACGAGGAGGAAGCGCAGGCCGCGCTCGCCGCGCTCCGCGAGGCCGCCGAGGGCGACGAGAACGTGATGCCGTACATCGTCGACGCCGTGAAGGCGTACGCGACGGTCGGCGAGGTCTGTAACGTCCTCCGGGACGTGTTCGGCGAGTACCACCCCGGGAGCGCGCTGGGCTGA
- a CDS encoding 2-oxoacid:ferredoxin oxidoreductase subunit beta, which produces MSSEIRFTDFKSDKQPTWCPGCGDFGTMNGMMKALAETGNDPDNTFICAGIGCSGKIGTYMHSYALHGVHGRALPVGTGVKLANPDLEVMVAGGDGDGYSIGAGHFIHAVRRNVDMTYVVMDNRIYGLTKGQASPTSREDFETSTTPEGPKQPPVNPLALSLAAGGTFIAQSFSSDSQRHTEIVQKAIEHDGFGFVNVYSPCVTFNDVDTYDYFRDSIVDLADEDHDPTDREAAKKKILEGDKEYQGVIYQDENSVPYSDLHGLDANMSEIPDGAPEDAMDLVREFY; this is translated from the coding sequence ATGAGCTCGGAAATCCGATTCACTGACTTCAAGTCCGACAAGCAGCCCACCTGGTGCCCCGGGTGCGGCGACTTCGGCACGATGAACGGTATGATGAAAGCGCTCGCCGAGACCGGCAACGACCCGGACAACACGTTCATCTGCGCCGGTATCGGCTGCTCCGGCAAGATCGGGACGTACATGCACTCGTACGCCCTCCACGGCGTCCACGGGCGCGCGCTCCCGGTCGGCACCGGCGTCAAGCTCGCCAACCCCGACCTCGAAGTGATGGTCGCGGGTGGCGACGGCGACGGCTACTCCATCGGCGCGGGCCACTTCATCCACGCCGTCCGCCGGAACGTGGACATGACCTACGTCGTCATGGACAACCGCATCTACGGCCTCACCAAGGGCCAGGCCTCGCCCACGTCGCGGGAGGACTTCGAGACGAGCACGACGCCCGAGGGCCCTAAGCAGCCCCCGGTCAACCCGCTCGCGCTCTCGCTCGCCGCCGGCGGCACGTTCATCGCGCAGTCGTTCTCCTCTGACTCCCAGCGCCACACCGAAATCGTCCAGAAGGCCATCGAGCACGACGGCTTCGGCTTCGTCAACGTCTACTCGCCGTGCGTGACGTTCAACGACGTCGACACCTACGACTACTTCCGCGACTCCATCGTCGACCTCGCCGACGAGGACCACGACCCCACGGACCGCGAGGCCGCCAAGAAGAAGATCCTGGAGGGCGACAAGGAGTACCAGGGCGTCATCTATCAGGACGAGAACTCCGTCCCCTACAGCGACCTCCACGGCCTCGACGCGAACATGTCCGAGATCCCGGACGGCGCGCCCGAGGACGCGATGGACCTCGTCCGCGAGTTCTACTAA
- a CDS encoding NUDIX domain-containing protein, translating into MSLFERTRRAVNERLDHLSAGYDGFRVAGDTVELTDEEFALARERAEDGRVGGASACVLDGDRVLLVRTRESAGAWGVPGAAATPGEQLEAAATRAVRDATGVTCTVSDLYQVRRRRTVAADDPDGPTIHSLWAFFDADYDAGTPTPAGDDVTATEWWQSPPDVVHPVVQSRVHEWATDHDRAQRP; encoded by the coding sequence ATGTCATTGTTCGAACGTACCCGCCGGGCGGTCAACGAGCGCCTCGATCACCTCAGCGCGGGGTACGACGGGTTCCGCGTGGCGGGCGACACCGTCGAACTGACGGACGAGGAGTTCGCCCTCGCCCGCGAGCGGGCCGAGGACGGTCGCGTCGGCGGCGCGAGCGCGTGCGTGCTGGACGGCGATCGGGTCCTGCTCGTGCGGACCCGGGAGTCGGCCGGCGCGTGGGGCGTCCCCGGTGCCGCCGCGACCCCGGGCGAACAGCTCGAAGCCGCGGCGACGCGTGCCGTCCGCGACGCCACCGGCGTGACGTGCACGGTCAGCGACCTCTATCAGGTTCGGCGGCGACGGACCGTCGCCGCGGACGATCCCGACGGCCCGACGATACACAGCCTCTGGGCTTTCTTCGACGCCGACTACGACGCGGGGACGCCGACGCCGGCGGGCGATGACGTGACGGCGACGGAGTGGTGGCAGTCGCCGCCCGACGTCGTCCATCCGGTCGTCCAGTCGCGAGTGCACGAGTGGGCGACCGACCACGACCGGGCGCAGCGTCCCTAG
- a CDS encoding GNAT family N-acetyltransferase, translating to MYVRDAKNREEVWLLDHIEEMGLDETAFRSRDYVIALDEETGEKSGFGRIRIHKVDGDDVCELTSIGVLPVWRGQGVGAHVVERLIEHARDEGFSFVYALVDEPSYLTQFGFERIGENELPEALQGRLEDKRENISPEAVPMVLSVSEFVMPARLREAFKGAEAGGDEEPEESPEDFGIDPDSASYKYDTGR from the coding sequence ATGTACGTTCGGGACGCGAAAAACCGGGAGGAGGTCTGGCTGCTGGACCACATCGAGGAGATGGGGCTGGACGAGACAGCGTTCCGTTCGCGCGACTACGTCATCGCCCTCGACGAGGAGACGGGCGAGAAGTCCGGGTTCGGCCGCATCCGGATCCACAAGGTCGACGGCGACGACGTCTGCGAGCTCACGAGTATCGGCGTCCTGCCGGTGTGGCGCGGGCAGGGTGTCGGCGCCCACGTCGTCGAGCGGCTGATCGAGCACGCCCGCGACGAGGGCTTCTCGTTCGTGTACGCGCTCGTGGACGAGCCGAGCTACCTCACGCAGTTCGGCTTCGAGCGCATCGGCGAGAACGAGCTCCCCGAGGCGCTGCAGGGGCGACTGGAGGACAAGCGCGAGAACATCTCCCCGGAGGCCGTCCCGATGGTGCTGTCCGTCTCGGAATTCGTCATGCCCGCGCGCCTCCGCGAGGCGTTCAAGGGCGCCGAGGCCGGCGGCGACGAGGAGCCCGAAGAGTCCCCGGAGGACTTCGGGATCGACCCCGACAGCGCCTCGTACAAGTACGACACCGGCCGCTGA
- a CDS encoding 2-oxoacid:acceptor oxidoreductase subunit alpha has translation MAEDLNWAIGGEAGDGIDSTGKIFAQALSRAGRHVFTSKDFASRIRGGYTAYKIRSSTDRVQSVVDRLDILVALTQRTIDENVEELHDDSVVIYDGERSWDAEIPEGVTGVDVPLKSLAEDAGGAIMRNVVALGAACQIADFPIENLDESLEKRFASKGEKLVENNKQAARLGQEYVEENYDDLPEYSIDTTDEDLVLLNGDEAIGMGAIAAGCRFYSGYPITPATDVMEYLTGRIDQYGGTVVQAEDELSAINMALGAARAGARAMTATSGPGIDLMTETFGLVATSETPLVICDVMRSGPSTGMPTKQEQGDLNMTLYGGHGEVPRFVVAPTTVAECFQKTVEAFNLAEKYQLPVYLVSDLALAVTEQTFKPEEFDMDAIEIDRGKVVDEDDIDQYLDEQDRFQPHYDAPDGVSPRAFPGTDGGAHMSTGLEHNELGRRTEDTDERVKQVDKRNRKVETAEQEEDWDYREFGDEDADTLVISWGSNEGAMVEALDFLEDDGIDVRFISVPYIFPRPDLTEEVEAAEEVIVVECNEQGQFADLLEHDTLTRLKRVNKYNGVRFKADELADDIKAELEAEVTP, from the coding sequence ATGGCCGAGGACCTGAACTGGGCGATCGGTGGGGAAGCCGGCGACGGCATCGATTCCACCGGAAAGATCTTCGCGCAGGCACTCTCCCGAGCAGGACGGCACGTGTTCACATCCAAGGACTTCGCGTCCAGGATCCGCGGCGGGTACACGGCGTACAAGATCCGTTCGTCGACAGATCGGGTCCAGAGCGTCGTCGACCGCCTCGACATCCTCGTCGCGCTGACCCAGCGCACCATCGACGAGAACGTCGAGGAGCTCCACGACGACAGCGTCGTCATCTACGACGGCGAGCGCTCCTGGGACGCGGAGATCCCCGAGGGCGTCACGGGCGTCGACGTCCCGCTGAAGTCGCTCGCCGAGGACGCCGGCGGGGCGATCATGCGCAACGTCGTCGCGCTCGGCGCCGCCTGTCAGATCGCCGACTTCCCGATCGAGAACCTCGACGAGTCGCTCGAGAAGCGCTTCGCCAGCAAGGGCGAGAAGCTCGTCGAGAACAACAAGCAGGCCGCCCGCCTCGGTCAGGAGTACGTCGAGGAGAACTACGACGACCTGCCCGAGTACAGCATCGACACCACCGACGAGGACCTCGTCCTCCTGAACGGCGACGAGGCGATCGGCATGGGCGCGATCGCCGCCGGCTGTCGGTTCTACTCCGGCTACCCGATCACGCCCGCGACGGACGTGATGGAGTACCTGACCGGTCGCATCGACCAGTACGGCGGCACCGTCGTCCAGGCCGAGGACGAGCTCTCGGCGATCAACATGGCGCTCGGCGCGGCCCGCGCCGGTGCCCGCGCGATGACGGCCACGTCCGGGCCGGGGATCGACCTCATGACCGAGACGTTCGGCCTCGTCGCCACCAGCGAGACCCCGCTGGTCATCTGCGACGTGATGCGCTCGGGCCCCTCGACCGGGATGCCGACCAAGCAGGAGCAGGGCGACCTCAACATGACGCTGTACGGCGGCCACGGCGAGGTGCCGCGGTTCGTCGTCGCGCCGACCACGGTCGCGGAGTGTTTCCAGAAGACCGTCGAGGCGTTCAACCTCGCCGAGAAATATCAGCTCCCGGTCTATCTCGTCTCGGACCTCGCGCTCGCGGTGACGGAACAGACGTTCAAGCCCGAGGAGTTCGACATGGACGCGATCGAGATCGACCGCGGGAAGGTCGTCGACGAGGACGACATCGACCAGTACCTCGACGAGCAGGACCGCTTCCAGCCCCACTACGACGCCCCGGACGGGGTCAGCCCCCGCGCGTTCCCCGGTACGGACGGCGGCGCCCACATGTCCACCGGCCTCGAGCACAACGAACTCGGCCGCCGAACAGAGGACACCGACGAGCGCGTCAAGCAGGTCGACAAGCGCAACCGGAAGGTCGAGACCGCCGAGCAGGAGGAGGACTGGGACTACCGCGAGTTCGGCGACGAGGACGCCGACACCCTCGTCATCTCCTGGGGATCGAACGAGGGCGCGATGGTCGAGGCGCTCGACTTCCTCGAGGACGACGGCATCGACGTGCGCTTCATCTCGGTGCCGTACATCTTCCCGCGTCCGGACCTCACCGAGGAGGTCGAGGCGGCCGAGGAGGTCATCGTCGTCGAGTGTAACGAGCAGGGCCAGTTCGCCGACCTGCTGGAGCACGACACCCTTACCCGCCTGAAGCGCGTGAACAAGTACAACGGCGTTCGGTTCAAGGCCGACGAACTGGCCGACGATATCAAGGCCGAACTCGAAGCGGAGGTTACACCATGA
- a CDS encoding ferredoxin--NADP reductase: MDATQVTVRDVRSVGADTVALELETPDGFDAKPGQFVLLRATVDGEEVSRHYTLSSPDVEGTFEITVGVDPDGDLSPWLADLDAGDEVSVEGPFGTVFYEDEDVVLLAGGPGVGPAVGMGERALADGHDVAIVYQDDSPAHEERLAALSAGGATVIVTGGSLDEAVAEVAGGGQVYVFGFREFVDDSLAAVEAAGGDPDDAKVENFG; this comes from the coding sequence ATGGACGCAACTCAGGTGACGGTCCGCGACGTCCGGTCCGTCGGCGCCGACACGGTCGCGCTCGAACTGGAGACGCCCGACGGGTTCGACGCGAAACCCGGCCAGTTCGTGCTCCTGCGCGCGACGGTCGACGGCGAGGAAGTATCGCGACACTACACCCTCTCCTCCCCGGACGTCGAGGGGACCTTCGAGATCACGGTCGGCGTCGACCCCGACGGCGACCTCAGCCCCTGGTTAGCGGACCTCGACGCGGGCGACGAGGTCTCGGTCGAGGGGCCGTTCGGCACCGTGTTCTACGAGGACGAGGACGTGGTCCTGCTCGCCGGCGGACCGGGCGTCGGTCCCGCCGTCGGGATGGGCGAGCGCGCGCTGGCGGACGGCCACGACGTGGCTATCGTGTATCAGGACGATTCGCCCGCGCACGAGGAGCGTCTCGCCGCGCTGTCGGCGGGCGGCGCGACCGTCATCGTCACCGGCGGCAGCCTCGACGAGGCGGTCGCGGAGGTCGCCGGCGGCGGGCAGGTGTACGTGTTCGGGTTCCGCGAGTTCGTCGACGACTCGCTGGCCGCCGTCGAGGCCGCCGGCGGCGACCCGGACGACGCGAAGGTCGAGAACTTCGGCTAA
- the mce gene encoding methylmalonyl-CoA epimerase, translating to MQFDHAGIATDDADHLADLYADLFDAPVAHEEALDDLRVVFLDLGNGYFELLEPTDGGTVADYLDRNGPGIHHLALETDDVEAALDAVRDHGVDLIDEEPRPGAWGHDVAFLHPKSTGGILVEFVEH from the coding sequence ATGCAGTTCGACCACGCCGGCATCGCGACCGACGACGCCGACCACCTCGCGGACCTGTACGCCGACCTGTTCGACGCGCCGGTCGCCCACGAGGAGGCACTCGACGACCTCCGGGTCGTCTTCCTCGATCTGGGCAACGGCTACTTCGAGTTGCTGGAACCCACCGACGGGGGCACCGTCGCGGACTACCTCGACCGGAACGGGCCCGGGATCCACCACCTCGCGCTCGAAACGGACGACGTCGAGGCGGCGCTCGACGCCGTGCGGGACCACGGCGTCGACCTGATCGACGAGGAGCCGCGGCCGGGCGCGTGGGGCCACGACGTCGCCTTCCTGCACCCGAAGTCGACCGGCGGGATCCTCGTCGAGTTCGTCGAGCACTGA
- a CDS encoding DUF6517 family protein, with protein MRRNAHVAAVIGVALLLATSGCIGFVLGDEPLEFEASNATVSESGLDETGYTHEESQSLRENRTIERVDRDVAVEGHANVYAKTDEFLDREQQIAMFATTSIPEVEVLGRSFNPLSEMSNEELLDRFQSEMPEEYRGTDFTVDESKTVNGVLGESANVTRFTGTTEFEGQEVEVAVYITKVKHDGDWVVMMGAHPTQRPEEEYNIETLMQSVEHGDE; from the coding sequence ATGAGACGGAACGCACACGTCGCCGCAGTGATAGGAGTCGCGCTGTTGCTCGCGACCAGCGGATGCATCGGGTTCGTCCTCGGGGACGAACCGCTCGAGTTCGAGGCGTCGAACGCGACCGTAAGCGAGAGCGGACTCGACGAGACTGGCTACACGCACGAGGAGTCCCAGTCCCTGCGCGAGAACCGCACTATCGAGCGCGTCGACCGCGACGTGGCTGTCGAGGGGCACGCCAACGTCTACGCCAAGACCGACGAGTTCCTCGACCGGGAACAGCAGATAGCCATGTTCGCCACCACGTCGATCCCGGAAGTAGAAGTGCTGGGGCGGTCGTTCAATCCGCTCAGCGAGATGTCCAACGAGGAACTGCTCGACCGGTTCCAGTCGGAGATGCCCGAGGAGTACCGCGGCACAGACTTCACGGTCGACGAGTCGAAGACGGTCAACGGCGTGCTCGGCGAATCGGCGAACGTGACGCGCTTTACCGGCACCACCGAGTTCGAGGGACAGGAGGTCGAGGTCGCGGTGTACATCACGAAGGTCAAACACGACGGCGACTGGGTCGTCATGATGGGCGCGCACCCGACCCAGCGGCCCGAAGAGGAGTACAACATCGAGACGCTGATGCAGTCGGTCGAACACGGCGACGAGTAG
- a CDS encoding AMP-binding protein has product MASESLAELDDVVHEPSDAFVESTNVYEFMQTYGVDDYDDLIRRTTSEVEGVEASGVDWFWDEVVDYLDVEFYEDYDEVRDDSEGPQFTDWYPGGTINISHNVLDRHAAVDVETRNKVACIWEGEDGEIREVTYHELQRQANKVANYLDEQGVGTGDTVGLYMPMVPEVIAILYGCFKVGAVAVPIFSGFGVDATATRIADSECSVLFTGDGFYRRGDPVTLKETADEAIEEAGHVEHTVVYDRLGASEDDGAVDIPWTDDRDEWWSDAVEPQDDVFQTKELPADQESMLLYSSGTTGKPKGIVHTHAGVQVQCAKELHFGFDLKPADRFFWVSDIGWMMGPWTLIGTHTFGGTVVMYEGAPDYPQPDRFWEMIDRHGITQFGISPTAIRALRKQGDEWVEGHDLSSLRILGSTGEPWDPESWQWFYEHVGGGEAPIVNISGGTEICGCFLMPMPIQDLKPCTLGGPGLGMDIDIVNHDGESIADTNERGFLVARDSCPSMTKSLWSGDERYLEEYWSTWEDLWDHGDWAQKDADGFWFLHGRADDALNVAGRKVGPAEVEGALIEHPDVNQAAAIGAPDDTTGTAVVAYVVTEDGVGESDDLREDLREQVGEELGKPFRPREVLFVDEFPKTQSGKIIRRAIQATYTGEDLGDMSSIENPDALDEIAAAR; this is encoded by the coding sequence ATGGCGTCGGAATCACTGGCGGAGCTAGACGATGTGGTGCACGAACCGTCCGACGCGTTCGTGGAGTCGACGAACGTGTACGAGTTCATGCAGACGTACGGCGTCGACGACTACGACGACCTGATCCGGCGAACCACGAGCGAGGTGGAGGGCGTCGAGGCGTCCGGCGTCGACTGGTTCTGGGACGAGGTCGTCGACTACCTCGACGTCGAGTTCTACGAGGACTACGACGAGGTGCGAGACGACAGCGAGGGGCCGCAGTTCACGGACTGGTACCCCGGCGGGACGATCAACATCTCGCACAACGTCTTGGACCGCCACGCCGCTGTCGACGTGGAGACGCGCAACAAGGTCGCCTGTATCTGGGAGGGCGAGGACGGCGAGATCCGGGAGGTCACCTACCACGAGCTCCAGCGGCAGGCGAACAAGGTGGCGAACTACCTCGACGAGCAGGGGGTGGGGACGGGCGACACGGTGGGCCTGTACATGCCGATGGTGCCCGAGGTCATCGCCATCCTCTACGGCTGTTTCAAGGTCGGCGCGGTCGCGGTGCCGATCTTCTCGGGGTTCGGCGTGGACGCGACCGCCACCCGCATCGCGGACAGCGAGTGCTCGGTGCTGTTCACCGGCGACGGGTTCTACCGCCGCGGCGACCCCGTCACGCTGAAGGAGACGGCCGACGAGGCGATCGAGGAGGCCGGCCACGTCGAGCACACCGTCGTCTACGACAGGCTGGGCGCGAGCGAGGACGACGGAGCGGTCGACATTCCGTGGACGGACGACCGCGACGAGTGGTGGAGCGACGCCGTCGAGCCGCAGGACGACGTGTTCCAGACGAAGGAACTGCCCGCCGACCAGGAGTCGATGCTGCTGTACTCGTCGGGGACGACCGGCAAGCCGAAGGGGATCGTTCACACCCACGCCGGCGTGCAGGTGCAGTGCGCGAAGGAACTCCATTTCGGCTTCGACCTGAAGCCCGCGGACCGCTTCTTCTGGGTGAGCGACATCGGCTGGATGATGGGGCCGTGGACGCTGATCGGGACGCACACCTTCGGCGGGACCGTCGTGATGTACGAAGGCGCGCCGGACTACCCGCAACCCGATCGGTTCTGGGAGATGATCGACCGCCACGGGATCACCCAGTTCGGCATCTCCCCGACCGCCATCCGGGCGCTGCGCAAGCAGGGCGACGAGTGGGTCGAGGGCCACGACCTCTCCAGCCTCCGCATTCTCGGCTCGACCGGTGAACCGTGGGACCCCGAGTCCTGGCAGTGGTTCTACGAGCACGTCGGCGGGGGGGAAGCGCCGATCGTCAACATCTCCGGGGGCACGGAGATCTGCGGCTGCTTCCTCATGCCGATGCCCATCCAGGACCTCAAGCCCTGCACGCTCGGCGGCCCCGGCCTCGGCATGGACATCGACATCGTGAACCACGACGGCGAGTCGATCGCCGACACGAACGAGCGCGGGTTCCTCGTCGCCCGCGACTCCTGCCCGTCGATGACCAAGAGCCTCTGGAGCGGCGACGAGCGCTACCTGGAGGAGTACTGGTCGACGTGGGAGGACCTCTGGGACCACGGCGACTGGGCCCAGAAGGACGCGGACGGCTTCTGGTTCCTCCACGGCCGGGCCGACGACGCGCTCAACGTCGCCGGGCGTAAGGTCGGTCCCGCGGAGGTCGAGGGGGCGCTCATCGAGCACCCCGACGTGAACCAGGCCGCGGCGATCGGCGCGCCGGACGACACGACCGGCACCGCCGTGGTCGCCTACGTCGTCACCGAGGACGGCGTCGGGGAGTCCGACGACCTGCGGGAGGACCTCCGCGAGCAGGTCGGCGAGGAACTCGGCAAACCCTTCCGGCCCCGCGAGGTGCTGTTCGTCGACGAGTTCCCGAAAACCCAGTCCGGCAAGATCATCCGCCGCGCCATCCAGGCGACCTACACCGGCGAGGACTTGGGCGACATGAGCAGCATCGAGAACCCCGACGCCCTAGACGAGATCGCCGCGGCGCGGTAG
- a CDS encoding aldo/keto reductase — METVTAQGVEVPALGLGTARMEGEECRRAVETALDLGYRHVDTAQMYENEEAVGAAIRDHEVDRDDVFLVTKVHPSNLAREDVFDSFEGSLDRLGVEYVDLLLIHAPRSYADTAETLGAMNELQEAGSVEHVGVSNFSAEQLEEAIAASATPVVTDQMEYHPYNEQTDLLSFCIEEDVLLTAYSPLGKGKIVDDETLAEIGERYDKTPSQVALRWLLQQENVAAIPKASSEEHLRENAAVFDFELTNEEMEAVFELQGGLLDRLRSVLGL; from the coding sequence ATGGAGACAGTCACCGCACAGGGCGTCGAGGTCCCGGCGCTCGGCCTCGGCACGGCCCGGATGGAGGGCGAGGAGTGTCGCCGGGCGGTCGAGACGGCGTTGGATCTGGGGTACAGACACGTCGACACCGCGCAGATGTACGAGAACGAGGAAGCGGTCGGCGCGGCGATCCGCGACCACGAGGTCGACCGCGACGACGTGTTTCTCGTCACGAAGGTCCACCCGTCGAACCTCGCGCGCGAGGACGTGTTCGACTCGTTCGAGGGGAGCCTCGACCGCCTCGGCGTGGAGTACGTGGACCTCCTGTTGATCCACGCACCGCGGTCGTACGCAGATACCGCGGAGACGCTCGGCGCGATGAACGAACTGCAGGAGGCCGGAAGCGTCGAGCACGTCGGCGTAAGCAACTTCTCGGCCGAGCAACTGGAAGAGGCGATCGCGGCCTCCGCGACGCCGGTCGTCACGGACCAGATGGAGTACCACCCGTACAACGAACAGACCGACCTGCTCTCGTTCTGCATCGAGGAAGACGTGCTCCTCACGGCCTACAGCCCGCTCGGGAAGGGGAAGATCGTCGACGACGAGACCCTCGCCGAGATCGGTGAGCGGTACGACAAGACCCCGTCGCAGGTCGCGCTCCGGTGGCTGCTCCAGCAGGAGAACGTCGCCGCGATCCCGAAGGCGTCGAGCGAGGAGCACCTCCGGGAGAACGCCGCGGTCTTCGACTTCGAGCTGACGAACGAGGAGATGGAGGCGGTGTTCGAACTGCAGGGCGGCCTGCTCGACCGGCTCCGGTCGGTACTCGGCCTCTGA